A stretch of Paludisphaera borealis DNA encodes these proteins:
- a CDS encoding PP2C family protein-serine/threonine phosphatase, with product MDSSPEKPCLNPMRCMEIRGGNRAVEESFQTPGLDAWLYSLPFENSVRGGDLHYVSVCGGGVITRLVVADVSGHGEQVAEFSDALRSMMWKNINTKSQTRLVEALNRQFGETAQLLRFATAVVATYLATKRTLTICNAGHPRPLWHQAATGPWGLLDKEFAGAGNLPLGLDDDSPYNQFTVTLGAGDVLLFYTDALTEAMDASGRLLGEDGLLEIARGLDLSDPHRIAPALLAAIGRHRSGRPADDDVTLLTVFHNARGPRRLSLAAKLDVYAKLLGLRSPRAPR from the coding sequence ATGGATTCGTCGCCTGAGAAGCCTTGCCTCAATCCAATGCGTTGCATGGAGATTCGCGGAGGCAACCGCGCCGTGGAGGAGTCGTTCCAGACTCCAGGGCTCGATGCGTGGCTCTACAGCCTGCCGTTCGAGAACAGCGTGCGCGGCGGCGATCTCCATTACGTATCGGTCTGCGGCGGCGGTGTGATCACGCGTCTGGTGGTCGCCGACGTTTCGGGTCACGGCGAGCAGGTCGCCGAGTTCTCCGACGCTCTGCGGTCGATGATGTGGAAGAACATCAACACCAAGAGCCAGACCCGGCTCGTCGAGGCGCTCAACCGCCAGTTCGGCGAGACGGCCCAGTTGCTCCGGTTCGCGACGGCCGTGGTCGCTACCTATCTGGCCACCAAGCGCACCCTGACCATCTGTAACGCGGGCCATCCGCGTCCCCTATGGCATCAAGCCGCGACAGGCCCCTGGGGATTGCTCGACAAGGAGTTCGCCGGGGCCGGCAACCTACCCCTCGGGCTCGACGACGACTCGCCCTACAACCAGTTCACCGTCACCCTAGGTGCCGGCGACGTCCTGCTGTTTTACACCGATGCGCTGACCGAGGCGATGGACGCGTCGGGTCGATTGCTCGGCGAGGACGGCCTGCTCGAAATCGCTCGCGGGCTGGACCTGAGCGATCCCCACCGCATCGCCCCCGCCCTGCTCGCCGCCATCGGCCGGCATCGGTCCGGAAGGCCGGCCGACGACGACGTGACGCTGCTCACCGTGTTCCACAACGCGCGAGGGCCCCGGCGATTGTCCCTCGCCGCGAAACTGGACGTCTACGCGAAGCTCCTCGGACTCCGAAGCCCTCGAGCGCCTCGGTGA